DNA sequence from the Pseudoalteromonas galatheae genome:
TCACGGGGCTGGTGATAAAGTCGTTACTAAGCACAGAAACGTCAGGAATAGTACCTTTGACTTTGCCTTCAGCGATAATCGACAACGTAAAGTATTCACCTGCGAGCACTGGGTTTTTGTCTACGCTGGCTGTGAGATTTTCCAGTGCCAACGAGGCGTGGCTTAATATCAACAAAGACAGAAAAAATAGAATGCGTTTTACCATGATTTTTCAGCTCCTCTTGGTAGACGTCTTTGTTTGCGTTGTTGTGCTTCTAGTTGCATTTTATTTCTCAATAATATGGCCGGATCATCAGGTACTTTTCTAAGCAGTTGATTAAGCTGTTGCGCTTTCTCAATTTCTTCAGGGGTAAGTGGCCGACTATCTTGCATCATTGTAGCCTGTGCCTTTTCTTCATCCTGCGGTGATTGCTCGGGATCGGGCTTAGGTACGGCTTGTGCTTGCTGTTGTTTTTGCTCTTGAGTTTGTTCGTCAGCTGCTTGCTGGTCTTGACGGGCAGCATCTAGCTCTGGCTCGTTATTGTTTTGTTCTGACTCACTTCCTGCTTGTGGATTCTGTTGGTCTTGCTGACCTTGTTGCTCCTGCTGACCTTGTTGGTCTTGCTGACCTTGTTGGTCTTGCTGACCTTGTTGGTCCTGCTGACCTTGTTGGTCCTGCTGACCTTTTTGGTCCTGCTGACCTTGTTGCTCTTGCTGACCTTGTTGGTCCTGCTGACCTTGTTGGTCCTGCTGACCTTGTTGGTCTTGCTGACCTTGTTGGTCTTGCTGACCTTGTTGGTCTTGCTGCTCTTGCTGATCCTTTAACGCTTCGACTAACGCTTTATTATCCTTCGCTTGCGTAAAATCAGGATCTAAGGACAAGGCTTTTTCGTAGGCAGAAATCGCGTCGTCTAACTTACCAAGCCGTGCTAGCGCATTGCCCAAATTGTATTGGCCTTCTGCTGAGCTTGTTTGTTCGAGTGTTTCTACCGCTCCTTCGTAATCTCCGGCTTTATAAAGGGCTGCGCCTTTTAGTACCGGATTATCGGCAAGCGCGGCCTCATCAAACGCTTCATTTTGGTAGGCCTGCAGCGCGTTTTGGTCGCTATTTTTAAACCACTGCGTCCATTCATTTGCCAGCGCTTTTTGCTGCGGCAACATCGCAAAAACAACCAAAGCACTGAGTATAACTGCGTGATTTCGAACCAATAGCAGTGCGAGTGGAATAAGTACAATCAACAGATATATTCCCGCATCTACTCGCCACTTAGCACTTTCTTGGTCGCGTTTAAGCACCGATGTATTTGCACCCAAATTAGGTTTAAATGTCTCTATGTCACTGCTGTCAGCAGTATAGCTGGCAAATTTTCCACCTTTTACTCTAGCGAGTTTTTCAAGTCGAGTTGGGAATAACTTGGGCACGACTATCTGGCCATATTGGTCTTTTAAAAAGCCGCCTTCAGGTAATTTGATTGGTGCGCCTTGCGCCGTACCTAAGGCATAGATACTCAGCTTAAATGGGCTGTCAGAAAGAAGCTTTTGTACATCTTCTGCGTCTTCTTGTTCAAGTCCATCGGTTACCAAAATAATGTCACCATAGGTTGCACTTGCACCTGTTAACAAGCTAACGGCTTCTTCGATGCCGGCATACACATTAGAGCCTTTTGAGGGCATGATCTCTGGACGAAGGCTCGGGATCAAATTCTCAAGAGTGGTGACATCAGTTGTGAGGGGCGACACGGTAAAAGCATCGCCTGCATAGGCGACTAAACCCGTTTCGCCTTCTTTAAATAGCTTTAGCATGTCTAAAGTTTTAAATCTCGCTTGCGTTAAGCGGTTTGGCGTGAGATCGGTTGAATACATAGAATAAGACATATCCAGCACTAACACTCTAGGTGCCTGAGTTTTAAATACCGGTACTTCTTGTTTTTCAATACTTGGTCCCGCAACTGCAATAATGGCCAATAAAAAGAACACAATACCAAGCCAAGAGTTACTTTGTTTTTGGTGTTTTTGACCACCGGCTCCCATCACCACCTTCATCAGGTGCGGTGCGATAAGTTGCGCTGATTTTTGATTGGACTTTTTAGACCATTGCAACGCACTATATATCACCCAAGGAATAAGAAGCCAAAGCAGATGTGGGCGAATAAATTCAAATTCCATCATATTATTTACCCTCTTAATTTTGTTCTTAGTACAACACCGAGCTGAGCCACAAAAAGCAAGCCGAGTATCGCGAGGAGAGGAATATAAAACAGTGAAATCTTAGGACGGAAAGTCTGTGTTTCATCACTAATCGGCTCTAGCTCATCGAGCATAGCGTAGATGTTTTGTAGGCCTTCCACGTCTTTTGCGCGAAAATATTGCCCACCAGTTTCTTTGGCGATATGTTGCAACGTTTTCTCGTCTATACTACTACCAGCCATAGAATTAAAACCAAATAAACCAAAACCGCGCCTACCATCTGAGCCAACACCAACGGTATAAATCTTTATGCCTTCTTCTCGGGCTAAGATCAGTGCTTCTTCAGGTTGAAGGTTGCCAGCGGTGTTTTGACCATCGGTCAGCAAAATCAAGATTTTGTTACTTTGTTCACGTTCACCAAAACGCTTTACCGACAAACCAATAGCATCGCCAATCGCTGTGGCGCGTCCAACTAAACCAATTTGTGCCTCACTAAGCATTTGGCTAACCGTCGCTAAATCTCGGGTGAGTGGCGTTTGCAAAAACGCGGTGTCACCAAAAAGAATAAGTCCCAGACGATCTCCTTGGCGTGCTTCGATAAAGTCGCTAACAACGGCTTTGACGACAGACAATCTGTCCACTAAGCGACCTTGGTATTCCATATCTTGCTCTGTCATTGAATCCGACAAGTCAACAGCAAGCATAATATCGCGTCCCTCATTTGGCACAACGATTGGGTCGTCAAGCCAAGTTGGGTTTGCCGCTGCGGTTACCAGTAACAGCCAGATGAGTGTTTCCACTAGGCTTACTTTTGCGCGCTTATTGAGTTGAGTTGTGCTCGCGAGTTGTAACTTTGCGGCACTTGGCATACGAATATTGATGTTGGTCTGCGCGATACTTGGTTTAAACTTCGCAATTAGCCAAGGCAGAGGTAACAATAAGAAGGCAAGGGGCCAACTAAACTCAAACATCGAGACGCTCCTTCACTTTGAAGGTATTAATCGCACGACATAGTTTATCGCTGAGTGCGGGGTCTTGAGTCGGTGCATATAACGAGTCGAGCTCTTGTTGAGTGAGTTCAACGCGTGTGAGTCTTGCTTGCAGCGATAACCATTCTTGGCCCGATCTACTCGCAGCGGTATCACCATAATAATGTTTTACTAAACGTTTGAGTATGGTGTGTAATGCTTGGGCATTATCCTGCGAATGACTCAGTTTTACGGCTTCCTTTTTTGCCTTTAAAAATTGTTGGCGACGATATAATAGCCAACACGTAGCCCCAAATATTGTGAGTAGAACACAAATGGCTCCCCACATTGGATAAGAAAGTGGCCACCAGCTCACGCTTTGAGGGATGACCACGTCATTAAGCTGGTCGAGTGGATTGACTTGCATTTAACCCCTCATGATTTGTAATTCGATTGGTAATGACGCGTCGTACTTTTGTAACGACATACCAGAGCGCTTGAGAAGCGCCAATCTTCGATTGAAAAAGTCAGACGCATTTTGCGAGAATTTGTCTCTAAATTGCTTGTCCATCAAGGGCAATGTCCAGTTTTGTTCGCCAGCTGAGACCTCAATCGCTTGGCTGTATTCAGGAAGATGATGCTCAAAAGGATCGCTCACCATACAACCAATTACTTCGTTATGGCGGGTGGCACGCTCTAGCAATTTAAAGCTTTCATCATTCAACTCCGTAAAGTCCGAAATGAGGTAAATCAGGCTGCCGGGTTTGGCCAGATGCACAAGTCGTTTTAAATTCTCATTGAAACGATCCCCCGAGGGGGGAGTCTCTTTTTGAATTAATGCTTGTTCGTGCAGGGCACAAAACTGATGAGCTAGCGCAAGCACTCCACGGTCGCGAGCAATCGGCTTGAGCTCGTGGTGATTACTGTCATTAAACACCACACCACCAACACGGTCGCCGCGTTGGCATGCAGCCCAAGACACCAAAATGCCTAAGTGCGC
Encoded proteins:
- a CDS encoding vWA domain-containing protein, whose protein sequence is MFEFSWPLAFLLLPLPWLIAKFKPSIAQTNINIRMPSAAKLQLASTTQLNKRAKVSLVETLIWLLLVTAAANPTWLDDPIVVPNEGRDIMLAVDLSDSMTEQDMEYQGRLVDRLSVVKAVVSDFIEARQGDRLGLILFGDTAFLQTPLTRDLATVSQMLSEAQIGLVGRATAIGDAIGLSVKRFGEREQSNKILILLTDGQNTAGNLQPEEALILAREEGIKIYTVGVGSDGRRGFGLFGFNSMAGSSIDEKTLQHIAKETGGQYFRAKDVEGLQNIYAMLDELEPISDETQTFRPKISLFYIPLLAILGLLFVAQLGVVLRTKLRG
- a CDS encoding DUF58 domain-containing protein, translating into MNDIKQFNSASWFNESHSNGVELGLKELLFYKSKAHLLSLKPRGKVKSAQSGQYLAPHKGRGMEFAEVRQYQYGDDIRAIDWRVTARTGEAHTKLFQEEKERPVFVFCDFSSSMLFGSKLLLKSVLAAHLGILVSWAACQRGDRVGGVVFNDSNHHELKPIARDRGVLALAHQFCALHEQALIQKETPPSGDRFNENLKRLVHLAKPGSLIYLISDFTELNDESFKLLERATRHNEVIGCMVSDPFEHHLPEYSQAIEVSAGEQNWTLPLMDKQFRDKFSQNASDFFNRRLALLKRSGMSLQKYDASLPIELQIMRG
- a CDS encoding DUF4381 domain-containing protein, with translation MQVNPLDQLNDVVIPQSVSWWPLSYPMWGAICVLLTIFGATCWLLYRRQQFLKAKKEAVKLSHSQDNAQALHTILKRLVKHYYGDTAASRSGQEWLSLQARLTRVELTQQELDSLYAPTQDPALSDKLCRAINTFKVKERLDV
- a CDS encoding VWA domain-containing protein, yielding MEFEFIRPHLLWLLIPWVIYSALQWSKKSNQKSAQLIAPHLMKVVMGAGGQKHQKQSNSWLGIVFFLLAIIAVAGPSIEKQEVPVFKTQAPRVLVLDMSYSMYSTDLTPNRLTQARFKTLDMLKLFKEGETGLVAYAGDAFTVSPLTTDVTTLENLIPSLRPEIMPSKGSNVYAGIEEAVSLLTGASATYGDIILVTDGLEQEDAEDVQKLLSDSPFKLSIYALGTAQGAPIKLPEGGFLKDQYGQIVVPKLFPTRLEKLARVKGGKFASYTADSSDIETFKPNLGANTSVLKRDQESAKWRVDAGIYLLIVLIPLALLLVRNHAVILSALVVFAMLPQQKALANEWTQWFKNSDQNALQAYQNEAFDEAALADNPVLKGAALYKAGDYEGAVETLEQTSSAEGQYNLGNALARLGKLDDAISAYEKALSLDPDFTQAKDNKALVEALKDQQEQQDQQGQQDQQGQQDQQGQQDQQGQQDQQGQQEQQGQQDQKGQQDQQGQQDQQGQQDQQGQQDQQGQQEQQGQQDQQNPQAGSESEQNNNEPELDAARQDQQAADEQTQEQKQQQAQAVPKPDPEQSPQDEEKAQATMMQDSRPLTPEEIEKAQQLNQLLRKVPDDPAILLRNKMQLEAQQRKQRRLPRGAEKSW